A segment of the Prochlorococcus sp. RS04 genome:
TGTTGCTATACCTGTTGAGTCTTGCCCTCTATGCTGCAAAAGCAAAAGACTATCGTAAATTTGTTGATTTACATCATTTGAAGAAACGATTCCAACTATTCCGCACATAAATTAATATCTTAAAATGATTAATAGTTGAGAAATTTTTTTCATATTTAAAAATAATCTGAAATACTATTATTAAATTTTTCGGTTAATTCCTCAACCCTAATATTGCAAATATTTTTTTCGTTGATTTTTATTTTCAGCGAGTGACTAGATACGTATCCTATTTTTTTTACATAAACACTTGATGGAAAATTTTTTTTATTTTGTTTTAAATAATTAAACCATGCATTTTGTTTAATTTTACTAATTGAAAAAATAATTCTTGACCCCCCTTCCGCAAACAATAAATTATCAACTCTATTTAAATCTTTCTCTAATTCTATAGTTGCACCCCTTGCGGACAAAATACAAGACTCTGCTAAAGCTATAGCTAAACCTCCGTCGCTTATATCATGAGAAGAAACTACAAGACTGTTTAAAATCGCATTCCTTAAAAAATTCTGGCAAAACTTTTCATCCAGCAAATCTATTTTTGGAGGCCGACCTGTGATTTCTCCATGAAAATATTCCAGATAAGAACTAGCTGCAATTGTCATATCTGATTTATATGAACCAATTAACCAGATTTGATCTTCAATATTTTTCCATTCACTACTAATAGCTTTTTCGACATTATCTAACCTACCAACCATTCCAATAACAGGAGTAGGATTAATAGGGGTAATTAGATTATCTTTATTTTTAGATTCATTATATAAAGATACATTACCTCCTGTAACAGGAGTTTCTAAAGCTTTACAGGCTTCAGCAATTCCATTACATGAAGATGAAAGTTGCCAATATCCTATTTCATTCTCAGGGGAAGAAAAATTTAAATTATTTGTAATTGCTACTGGTTCAGCACCAACACAACTAACATTTCTAGCGGACTCTGCAACGGCAGCGATAGATCCTCTAAAAGGATCAAGCGCAACCCATCTACTATTGCAATCAACTGAAGCAGCGACACCAGAAAATACTTTAGTTTTATTTTTTTTATTTTGTTCCCTTAGTCTTACTACGGCTGCATCTGATTTTCCAGGTTTAAAAACTGTATTTGACTGAACTTGAGAGTCATATTGTTTAAAAATCCATCGTTTAGAAGCTATTGATGGATTAGAGAGTAGTTTTAAAATGATTTCGGAAAAAGAGAAATTCTTATTTTCCTTCAATGAAAATATTTTTTGATCATGAATTTCTGGCAAATCATTTTCTTTCCATTCCCATTTATTTAAAAGATCATCTGGTGGGTTATTAATCACATTGTGAAAATTTACTGGAGTATCATCAGATAAGGCAGCAGTAGGTATTTGGGCCACAATTTTATCTTTATGAGAAATAATTACCTCATTAGTTCCTATCACTTCACCAATAACACTGGCATATAATCCCCATTTATTAAATTTTTCAATAAGATCATTAATTTTTTTTTCTTTAACAACAAATAACATTCTTTCTTGCGATTCCGATAATAAATATTGGTATGAGGACATATCATCTTCTCTAGAAGGAACCAAATCTAAATCAATAGATATCCCTAAATTTCCATTTGCGGCCATTTCTGCGCTACTGCATGTTAAACCTGCAGCACCCATATCTTGAGCTGCAATTACATCCCCTGTCTTAAAAGCATCCAAACAAGCTTCAATAAGACTTTTCTCAACAAATGGATCACCTACCTGAACAGCAGGTCTATCATCCAATGAAGTTGTAGTTAATTCTGAACTAGCAAAACTAGCACCACCAACACCATCTCTGCCAGTTGTATTACCAACATATAACACTGGTGATCCTACGTTTTTAGCTCCAGAACAAACGATTTCCTCAGTCTCTAAGAGTCCTAAAGCCATAACATTCACTAGAGGATTTCCAGAGTAACTATCATCGAATTCAATTTCACCTCCAACAGTCGGCACACCTACGCAATTCCCATAATGTGCAATACCGGATACAACACCTCGTAGTAAATCAACATTTGATGATTTATCAAGGTTGCCAAATCTCAATGAATTCAAGACAGCGATTGGCCTTGCACCCATTGTGAATATATCTCTTAAAATTCCTCCTACACCTGTTGCTGCGCCTTGAAAAGGTTCAATAGCAGAAGGATGATTATGACTTTCTATTTTAAAAACAAGTTTTTGATTGTTTCCAACATCAATAACACCAGCATTTTCTCCAGGTCCAACTAAAACATTTTTACCTTTAGTGGGAAACTTAGATAGTAAAGGTTTTGAATTTCTATAACAACAATGTTCAGACCACATAACGCCAAACATGCCTAATTCCGTTCTGTTAGGTTTTCTCTTTAATCTTTTGCAAATTTCTTCATAATCATTAAGTGTTAAATTTTCAACTTGTAATGCTTCATTGAGATCATATCGATCATTATTTTCTTGATTTATCATTATTTATATCCAAGGGTCATCTTCTTTTTTTTCACTAGAAGGTATATATGTTCTTTTATTATTATAAAAACTTTTTTCTTCAAAATCTAAGTTTTGGCTAATATCTTCATCTTCTTCAAGCCAATCCTCTAATCTGTTAGAAGCAATATTTTTCATGTCATCAAATCTATCAAAAATTTTTTTTCCTTTTTGCATAAATTCATTTTTAATACTTGATTTAATTAAAGATAAATCATCTAAAGAATTACTATCACAGAATACCAATCCCGGTTGTTGGTCATTGATATTATCAATAGTTAATTTCCATCTACTAGAACCTGGAATCTTAGGATTAGATCTAGAAACTAAGTAATATTTAATTTTTCCCGTTTTAATTTCAAATAAAAAATCTGCAATCACTCCTATTTTTGATCCATTTATATTTATAAGATTAGCTTCTATTAAAGTTGGGAACCTATTTAAAGTTGCTAAATCCGAAATAGCTGGATCGCCTTTGACATAAATTTCATTATCTATTATTTGAGTGATTTGATTTAATCGCCAAACATTTCTTTTTAAATCAAAATTTGAAGGACGAGAGTACCATCCTAGAATCCGGTGAACTGGAGGGTGCATCCAAACATTTTCACCATTTCCATAATTAAGGACCATATTGCCCTTAACATTATAATTTAGTAATTCACTTAATAAAATTTCTTTTGGTAATTTCAAATTAAGAACGAACCTGCACAGGCATAACTAAATAAGTAAAAGAATTAAGATTATCTTCTGGCACAAAAACGGCTGGAGTAGTTGCAATATTACACTTTAAAAGTACGTTTTCAGAAGCAATCACTTTTAAACCTTCTAACAGATATCTTACGTTAAATGCAATATCAAAATTTTCTCCAGAGTAAGAAACAGGTATTGATTCATTTGCATTTCCAATATCTTGAGCATCTGCGCTGATTGAAGCTAAATCTTTATCATCTAATTTAATC
Coding sequences within it:
- the purL gene encoding phosphoribosylformylglycinamidine synthase subunit PurL, giving the protein MINQENNDRYDLNEALQVENLTLNDYEEICKRLKRKPNRTELGMFGVMWSEHCCYRNSKPLLSKFPTKGKNVLVGPGENAGVIDVGNNQKLVFKIESHNHPSAIEPFQGAATGVGGILRDIFTMGARPIAVLNSLRFGNLDKSSNVDLLRGVVSGIAHYGNCVGVPTVGGEIEFDDSYSGNPLVNVMALGLLETEEIVCSGAKNVGSPVLYVGNTTGRDGVGGASFASSELTTTSLDDRPAVQVGDPFVEKSLIEACLDAFKTGDVIAAQDMGAAGLTCSSAEMAANGNLGISIDLDLVPSREDDMSSYQYLLSESQERMLFVVKEKKINDLIEKFNKWGLYASVIGEVIGTNEVIISHKDKIVAQIPTAALSDDTPVNFHNVINNPPDDLLNKWEWKENDLPEIHDQKIFSLKENKNFSFSEIILKLLSNPSIASKRWIFKQYDSQVQSNTVFKPGKSDAAVVRLREQNKKNKTKVFSGVAASVDCNSRWVALDPFRGSIAAVAESARNVSCVGAEPVAITNNLNFSSPENEIGYWQLSSSCNGIAEACKALETPVTGGNVSLYNESKNKDNLITPINPTPVIGMVGRLDNVEKAISSEWKNIEDQIWLIGSYKSDMTIAASSYLEYFHGEITGRPPKIDLLDEKFCQNFLRNAILNSLVVSSHDISDGGLAIALAESCILSARGATIELEKDLNRVDNLLFAEGGSRIIFSISKIKQNAWFNYLKQNKKNFPSSVYVKKIGYVSSHSLKIKINEKNICNIRVEELTEKFNNSISDYF
- a CDS encoding PRC-barrel domain-containing protein codes for the protein MKLPKEILLSELLNYNVKGNMVLNYGNGENVWMHPPVHRILGWYSRPSNFDLKRNVWRLNQITQIIDNEIYVKGDPAISDLATLNRFPTLIEANLININGSKIGVIADFLFEIKTGKIKYYLVSRSNPKIPGSSRWKLTIDNINDQQPGLVFCDSNSLDDLSLIKSSIKNEFMQKGKKIFDRFDDMKNIASNRLEDWLEEDEDISQNLDFEEKSFYNNKRTYIPSSEKKEDDPWI